The genomic region CCAGAGTATCAGCAACCGCGACATGGCGTTCTTTTGGCAGCAGGCTTATATGATCACTGGCGTCGAAGACGCCTATGAGAGAAATTATGCGACAAGCCGCAAACAACAGATCAGTAATTTGCTGGATGGCTTCATCACACAAAATCTTACGAATTGGTCGTGGGATGCTTGGAACGACGATGTCGCCTGGGCTTGTATCGCGATGGTTCGCGGCTATGTTGAAACGGGCAACACGACCTATTTGAACGAAGCCGTCACAAACTGGAATATGGCCTACAATCGGGGGTGGGACAGCACCTACGGCGGCGGGATTTGGGAGCGAATGGACGAAGTTCCCAATGGCGGGAAATGCGGCCTGAGCAACTGGCCGTTCGTCATCGCCGGCTGCTTCATCTATCAGGCCAATCATGACGCCACCATCTTAAGCAAGAGTCAGGCGATCTATGCGTGGGGGCGTTCCCATATCTTCAACACAAGCAATGGGTCGGTTTGGGAAGGCTGGTACCCGTCGGGCGCCGGCGGGGACGACAACGCCTACAATGACGGCCTGATCATCAACGCCGCCAATGCTCTGTACAAGATCACGGGAACAACCCAGTATTTCAATGACGCGCAGCTAGCCGTCAATCATATTATGAGTAAATATCCATCGATTTTGGATACAGACAAGCCCGCCAACGGCGGCTTTGGCGGCGATCAGGTTTATCGAGGGATCAGTCTTTTCGCTCGCCAAAATAACCTCTGGAATACGTATTGGCCGTGGCTCCAAAATAACTGCGCCGCCGCCTGGAATAATCGGCGCACCGATTACAACATCTCTTGTGACGTCTATACAGATCCTACCCCTCAGACTGGCGATCTCTTATCGATGTCCGCCTTAACCTCGGTCGTCGTGCAGGCCGTCACTCAGATGAATCCTCTCACCGGCGTGCACGCCATTACCAATCAGTCCACGGGATTGGCGATTGATAACGGCAGCACTAGCACTCAAGGAGCGAAGGTCGTCCAATGGGGCTTGAATGGGGGGAACTCACAGAAATGGATCTTCACGCAAAACTCGGACAACTCTTGGAACATCGTCAGTGTCTATAGCGGTCAGGCTCTAGACGACCCCGGCGCCTCCAAAACAAACGGAACTCAGATGGACCAGTGGGGCGTCAACGGCGGCTCCAACCAGAAGTGGTGGGTCGATGTGCAGTCGGACGGCAGCTACAAGATCTGGAACGTAGCGAGCGGCCTGGCGCTGGATAACGACAATCTTTCCGCCAACGGAACTCCGCTGATCCAGTGGACGTGGACCGGGTCGAACAATCAACGCTGGATTTTGAGATAAAGTGGCGTGTGACGGAGAATGCGCCAATTTAACTGGCGTCCTGGGTTGGTTCTCGCCGGCCCAGGACGCCAGTTTTTGCAATATTGATCCCCGCTTTTCAGATCCTCAATCCTCATAAAACTGTGAAATTATTCATTTGGTATGTTGTACCAAATTGCGTTCGTCTTGGATGCTGCCTACGGATCTGGTCAAATCATCCCAGATGCGGATTAACGTATGCAATCCGATGCGACGAGAAATTCTCGCCTTCGCCGACCCTGCCTGAACTTCTGCTCTTCATGGAGTTGCCGCCTGAGCTAATCGTCCGAGAAAGCTCCCTCTCTCATTCGTATCATACCAAAATTCAGACCATTGATTGTGTGTACCAAAATAATTTCATAATATGGTTGACAGGCTGATTGTTGTGTGATACACTCTGGTATGCATTCGCTGAAATGGTCTTATTGATCCAGAAGCAAAATCTTATCGGCTTCTCGATCGGCCGCGAATGTGTCATCCACAGAGAGGATCTGAATCATGTCTCGTAAATTCCGCGGTTTCACTTTGATTGAATTGCTCGTCGTTATTGCTATCATCGCTATCCTTGCGGCAATACTCTTCCCTGTCTTCGCCAAAGCTCGCGAGAAGGCCCGCCAGACCGCATGTCTTTCCAACGAGAAGCAGCTTGGCCTGGGGATCCTGCAGTACGTTCAGGATAACGACGAGGTCTTTCCCTGCGGCGCCGTGCCGACCGTCGGCGGCGTACCGACGCCAGGCAGCGGCTACGGCGGCGGGGCAGGATGGGGCGGTCAAATCTATCCCTATGTGAAGAGCGCCGCCGTATACTCCTGTCCGGATGACTCCGGCTCCGGCAGCGGCCCGGTCGTCAGCTACGGAATGAATGAGAATCTGACTTCCGGCGCGGCCGTGGACGGCAACAACACGCCGATGGGCGGCGGGGTAAAGGTCGCTCAGACCGGCTCGCCCGCTCAGACCGTCCTTCTCGGCGAGACGCACGGATGCCGCGCTTACACATCCCCCGCCACTCCCGGAGAGCAGACCAGCCCGGCCATCACCGGCTTCAACTATTCCGGCGGCGGAACCAATAGCGACGGCCTGAATATTTCCGGGACCGCCTGCACTGCCTACGCGATGGGAGTACAGATCGGCTCGCGGCCCTACCCGAGCAACCCGGGACGGCACACGGACGCCAGTAACTTCCTGCTCGCCGACGGCCACGCGAAGTACATTAATGCGACCCGCGTTTCTCCTGGCTTCAGCAACTCCAGCGCCACCGCCGACACGACGGTGACGACGGGAGGCTATTTTGCGGCTGGCACTGGCTTTAGCGGCAACAGCGTCGCGACAGGCGGCCCGTTCGCCGCGACCTTCAGCGCCAACTGAGCCCGATCAAAGGGGCTGCGCCGCCAATATCCGGCAGCGCAGTCCTACACTCGCGTAATTGTGGATAATGAAGTGATAGACTGGACCCGCTGACGCCAGCGGGTCCTGTCTCGTTATGTGCCTCTATGGGATTCCTAGCGATGCGGCGGCGAAAAGGTACTACTATGCTTCGATTACTAACTCTTGCTTCCCTGCGCGGCTTATTTGTAGCCTCGGGTATTGTTCTTGCCGGCGCGTCGGCTCCGGCGGCGCCGCACTCCTCGCCGCGTCCCATCCACCCAAACGCGCAGCTTGCGTCACCGCAGATCGAGCGCCGGGTCAACGAGCTGCTCAAGAAGATGACGCTCCCGGAAAAACTCGGCCAGCTTGTGCAGTACAACACCTCCGGCACGACATCGGCTGCCACCACAGCCGGTCCTAACGGTCAAGCGGCTCCGCAAGGCGAGCAGCTCAACGCCATGCAGCTTGCCGAGCGGGGCCTCATCGGCTCGCTGCTCAACGTCGGCGGACAGGCGCAAGTCACCGCGTATCAGCACGCCGCCGTCGACAAGAGCCGCCTGCATATCCCTCTGCTGACCGGCGCGGACGTCCTGCATGGATACCGCACCGGCTATCCGATCCCGCTCGGAGTCGCCGCCAGCTTCGATCCCGATCTTGGGGCTTCGCTCGCTCGTATGGCCGCCGAGGAGGCGACGCCCTCCGGAATCCGCTGGTTCTACGCGCCCATGGTCGATATCTCCCGCGACGCCCGCTGGGGACGCACGGCCGAGGGCTCCGGCGAAGATGCTTATCTCGGCTCAGCCATGGCCCGCGCCTATGTTCACGGATTCCAGGGCGATCGGCTCGACGATCCTCAGTCTGTGGCCGCCTCCGTCAAACACTTCGCCGCCTATGGCGCCGCCGAGGCCGGCCGCGAGTACAACACCACCGATATGAGCGACAGCCGCCTCCGCCAGGACTACCTCCCGCCCTACAAAGCCGCCGTGGACGCCGGCGCCGTCACCCTGATGTCTGCCTTCAATGCGCTGAACGGCGTACCGGCCACGGCGAACCCCTATCTGCTCGATACTATTCTGCGCAAGGAGTGGGGCTTCGACGGCTTCGTCGTGAGCGACGATCGCGCGATCGTCGAGCTGATCAACCACGGCGTCGCGCTCGACCCCGCAACCGCGGCGCAAAAGGCGATCAACGCCGGCGTTGAGGTCGACATGCGCGGGCATGTCTACGACGCCGAGCTGCCCGCTCTCGTCCGCTCCGGCCGCGTTTCTCTGTCCACCATCGACGAGGCCGTTCGTCGGGTCCTGCGCGTCAAGTTCGCTCTGGGCCTTTTTGAGCATCCCTATCCCACCGGCGCCGAGGTCACTGCCGCCGTGCCGGAACACCGCGTACTCGTGCGTAAAGCCGCCGAGGAGTCGTTCGTCCTGCTCCAGAACAAGCCGGCCAATGGAATTCCCGCCCTGCCGCTGCGCGCAAATGCGAAGATTGCGCTCATCGGCCCCATGGCGGATACCCGCGAT from Capsulimonas corticalis harbors:
- a CDS encoding RICIN domain-containing protein — translated: MKNFSTMRSWFVTTALLLALTGFLVAPAAKAQNAANADAAYNGFISAYLQTSNVSPYNFPVPYITQSISNRDMAFFWQQAYMITGVEDAYERNYATSRKQQISNLLDGFITQNLTNWSWDAWNDDVAWACIAMVRGYVETGNTTYLNEAVTNWNMAYNRGWDSTYGGGIWERMDEVPNGGKCGLSNWPFVIAGCFIYQANHDATILSKSQAIYAWGRSHIFNTSNGSVWEGWYPSGAGGDDNAYNDGLIINAANALYKITGTTQYFNDAQLAVNHIMSKYPSILDTDKPANGGFGGDQVYRGISLFARQNNLWNTYWPWLQNNCAAAWNNRRTDYNISCDVYTDPTPQTGDLLSMSALTSVVVQAVTQMNPLTGVHAITNQSTGLAIDNGSTSTQGAKVVQWGLNGGNSQKWIFTQNSDNSWNIVSVYSGQALDDPGASKTNGTQMDQWGVNGGSNQKWWVDVQSDGSYKIWNVASGLALDNDNLSANGTPLIQWTWTGSNNQRWILR
- a CDS encoding DUF1559 domain-containing protein; amino-acid sequence: MSRKFRGFTLIELLVVIAIIAILAAILFPVFAKAREKARQTACLSNEKQLGLGILQYVQDNDEVFPCGAVPTVGGVPTPGSGYGGGAGWGGQIYPYVKSAAVYSCPDDSGSGSGPVVSYGMNENLTSGAAVDGNNTPMGGGVKVAQTGSPAQTVLLGETHGCRAYTSPATPGEQTSPAITGFNYSGGGTNSDGLNISGTACTAYAMGVQIGSRPYPSNPGRHTDASNFLLADGHAKYINATRVSPGFSNSSATADTTVTTGGYFAAGTGFSGNSVATGGPFAATFSAN
- the bglX gene encoding beta-glucosidase BglX → MLRLLTLASLRGLFVASGIVLAGASAPAAPHSSPRPIHPNAQLASPQIERRVNELLKKMTLPEKLGQLVQYNTSGTTSAATTAGPNGQAAPQGEQLNAMQLAERGLIGSLLNVGGQAQVTAYQHAAVDKSRLHIPLLTGADVLHGYRTGYPIPLGVAASFDPDLGASLARMAAEEATPSGIRWFYAPMVDISRDARWGRTAEGSGEDAYLGSAMARAYVHGFQGDRLDDPQSVAASVKHFAAYGAAEAGREYNTTDMSDSRLRQDYLPPYKAAVDAGAVTLMSAFNALNGVPATANPYLLDTILRKEWGFDGFVVSDDRAIVELINHGVALDPATAAQKAINAGVEVDMRGHVYDAELPALVRSGRVSLSTIDEAVRRVLRVKFALGLFEHPYPTGAEVTAAVPEHRVLVRKAAEESFVLLQNKPANGIPALPLRANAKIALIGPMADTRDVQGAWGGGRGEDSITIRKGLEEWAAGHGGSVVYARGTEVESVSDAGFAEAEEAARQADVVVLVLGESGGLSGEAAARAHIDLPGNQQQLIDRISSLGKPVVMVLFSGRPLVLTPVVNKVDAILEVWFPGTEAGHAVARVLYGEVSPSGKLPMSFPQTEGQEPLYYNQLPTGRPARDANLNVRGDGAAHWLSRYIDAPNAALFPFGFGLSYTQFGYSDVTLSRQSLPMREAVAGAKSLVIAKVTVTNTGKAPATEVTQCYVGNVGASLEQPIRSLKGFVRVTLAPGESKEISFPLGFEELSFFDNAGHQLVEPSMYNVWIGGDSLAASHGEFQITR